A genomic segment from Salmo trutta chromosome 38, fSalTru1.1, whole genome shotgun sequence encodes:
- the LOC115178755 gene encoding uncharacterized protein LOC115178755 isoform X2 codes for MAKAEKDAREAIEPRKAREANAAAKKTSRQVVGDMALPPPLLSPTTSYSVLPAIKKGTKVTKVETTEPPGPLTPEDGMIMNSSPSVDDPLTPETPESNVTSDDTSLVDPPREMTPENVEEAPCLEDFLKSHPQRKLIRKFLKPKNVTIEDLENMSYEVLQPAIALLRISSPESLHSSCRGSGVLKIVSEMFHRRSSEPKGRLRGGQPPTPNSETDKEIQGIADMAVSNIMRNAQEDLFSGMNDLETTNPCITLTEERLSSIFSVLFRDACESAQEVARQIHHMRSGRGNNGRNGSRPGSSQGSSRSNIPELALNLCQLAECVDAQPLSLEHPSVSCSDRSGLHPLPEQGWMEEHIGSALGQLSTIEADMGELENFTRPLLLANGDDSSSSRLSGSSTASSPSTCRSSPDVNSEGRAHYTIMALETLQEGEDNSWSHSGSSQRSRWFSLCNQAEEMKRVYPQKDTLHSSVSVGELGSVRRAKGRDVHKALSEGSLPVFALLGERPGEICPTSTWDMEQNQPPSTPTSSEEDLWDSNSTWSHGVEEEEGAEPRGRWAAMSERGSSLILTPQASTSLSDYDKRALEAVCQVLTAWLEQMLNRTCNDDYRASVVIQKGLDSGARDRFPDTPCPSSSEEEEVFASVITVLHLEPYTSTKAAWAAPAKTLEVNPCLDEDERVPSTSMIEGSLTTTQATWAAPAQTLEEEVGGADVSEVSTGSLTPTEARQDLLEKIPSLLPGEILIEEDIPLRGSPRDTVMSPQTLKLILQGILHRLEASESPQARRANDPFRLMKNLFLEVHHALRYVDISVLFSLEESIQFRGEDAMKAIVKAAAKRLSLRSDSNRAQLRTARYGGEGAICCMADTIARVIDDHAQDWSSDGHFGARRSRGSGRSCSSSSSSKSDITLTEELLAQGETLEEDQEEVAPKCDSASLEKASSSSLSTDLVDSTSTQTVKDEAMRKLGKGKRGRKKTLKKNKVAPLGTDDTVADEPGKKQSLLLRITTAMAKLFCLPCKKRSGKK; via the exons ATGGCCAAGGCCGAAAAGGACGCCAGAGAGGCCATTGAGCCCAGAAAGGCTAGGGAGGCCAATGCAGCGGCAAAAAAAACAAGCCGCCAAGTCGTTGGTGACATGGCGCTGCCGCCACCTCTTCTATCTCCGACGACCAGTTACA GTGTCCTGCCAGCTATCAAGAAGGGCACTAAAGTGACTAAGGTGGAGACAACAG AGCCACCAGGCCCCTTGACACCTGAGGATGGGATGATAATGAACTCCTCTCCATCTGTTGATGATCCCCTGACCCCAGAGACCCCAGAGAGTAATGTCACCTCCGATGACACTTCTCTGGTGGACCCACCCCGTGAGATGACACCTGAGAATGTAGAGGAGGCGCCCTGTCTAGAGGACTTCCTGAAGTCTCACCC TCAGAGAAAGCTCATCAGGAAGTTCCTCAAACCAAAG AATGTGACCATAGAGGACCTGGAAAACATGTCCTATGAGGTCCTCCAGCCAGCGATAGCTCTGCTCAGGATCTCCAGTCCAGAGTCACTCCACTCCTCCTGCCGGGGGTCAGGGGTGCTGAAGATCGTCTCGGAGATGTTCCACCGGCGGAGCTCTGAGCCGAAGGGGAGGCTCCGGGGCGGGCAGCCCCCCACGCCCAATTCTGAGACAGACAAGGAGATTCAGGGTATAGCAGACATGGCTGTGAGTAACATCATGAGGAATGCCCAGGAGGACCTCTTCTCTGGTATGAATGACCTGGAGACCACCAATCCATGCATCACTCTGACCGAAGAGAGGCTCTCCAGCATCTTCTCAGTGCTGTTCAGGGATGCCTGTGAGAGTGCCCAGGAGGTCGCCCGACAGATCCACCACATGAGGTCCGGAAGAGGCAACAACGGCCGGAATGGGAGTCGCCCTGGGTCATCACAGGGATCGAGCAGGTCCAACATACCAGAGTTGGCGTTAAACCTCTGTCAGCTGGCAGAGTGTGTGGATGCTCAACCACTATCTCTGGAACATCCAAGTGTGTCCTGCTCCGACAGAAGTGGCCTGCACCCCCTTCCAGAGCAGGGCTGGATGGAGGAGCATATTGGTTCAGCCCTAGGTCAGTTGTCCACCATTGAGGCAGACATGGGCGAGTTAGAGAACTTCACCAGACCTCTGCTACTGGCAAATGGAGACGACAGCTCATCCAGTAGGTTGTCAGGGTCGTCCACTGCCTCATCTCCATCCACCTGCCGGTCTTCTCCAGATGTGAACTCAGAGGGAAGGGCCCACTACACCATTATGGCCCTGGAAACCCTCCAGGAGGGGGAGGACAACAGCTGGAGTCACTCTGGGTCCTCACAGAGATCGAGATGGTTCAGCCTCTGTAATCAGGCAGAGGAGATGAAGAGGGTTTATCCCCAGAAAGACACACTCCACTCCAGCGTCAGTGTGGGAGAACTGGGGTCAGTGAGGAGGGCCAAGGGGAGGGATGTCCATAAAGCTCTCAGTGAGGGGTCCCTCCCTGTCTTTGCCCTGCTTGGGGAGAGGCCAGGGGAGATTTGTCCGACCAGCACTTGGGACATGGAGCAGAACCAGCCTCCCAGCACTCCCACATCCAGTGAGGAGGATTTGTGGGACAGCAACTCCACATGGTCTCAtggggttgaggaggaggagggggcagagCCTCGTGGGAGGTGGGCAGCTATGTCGGAGAGGGGCAGCTCCCTGATCTTGACCCCCCAGGCCTCCACTTCACTCTCCGATTACGACAAGAGGGCACTAG AGGCCGTCTGCCAGGTCCTGACTGCCTGGTTGGAACAGATGCTGAACAGGACCTGCAACGACGATTACAGGGCCAGTGTCGTCATCCAGAAAG GATTGGATTCTGGTGCCAGGGACAGGTTCCCTGACACACCGTGTCCTTCTTCAtcagaggaagaagaggtgttCGCGAGTGTCATAACTGTCCTCCATTTGGAGCCCTACACCTCAACCAAGGCAGCATGGGCAGCTCCTGCAAAGACCCTGGAGGTCAACCCCTGTCTGGATGAAGATGAGAGAGTCCCCAGCACCTCCATGATTGAGGGGTCCCTGACGACCACTCAGGCAACATGGGCAGCTCCTGCCCAGACCTTGGAAGAAGAAGTCGGGGGAGCTGATGTCTCTGAGGTGAGTACCGGCTCCCTGACCCCCACCGAGGCCAGGCAGGACCTCCTGGAGAAGATTCCCTCTCTCCTGCCGGGTGAGATCCTCATCGAAGAGGACATCCCCCTACGCGGCAGTCCCAGGGACACCGTCATGAGCCCCCAGACCCTGAAGCTCATCCTCCAGGGCATATTGCACCGACTGGAGGCCTCAGAGTCCCCCCAGGCCAGGAGGGCGAATGACCCCTTCAGGCTGATGAAGAATCTATTTTTGGAGGTCCACCATGCCCTTAGGTATGTTGACATCTCTGTCCTCTTCAGCCTGGAGGAGAGCATCCAATTCAGGGGGGAAGATGCAATGAAGGCCATTGTGAAGGCTGCGGCTAAAAGGTTGTCCCTGCGCTCGGACTCCAACCGGGCTCAACTGCGCACCGCACGCTATGGTGGCGAGGGAGCCATATGTTGCATGGCAGACACCATCGCGCGTGTCATAGACGACCACGCCCAGGACTGGAGTTCAGACGGCCATTTTGGAGCGAGGAGGAGCCGTGGTAGTGGGAGGTCATGCTCCTCCTCAAGCTCCTCAAAGAGTGACATCACcctcacagaggaactcttggcCCAGGGGGAAACCCTGGAAGAGGACCAAGAGGAGGTGGCTCCGAAATGTGACTCTGCTAGCTTGGAGAAGGCCAGCAGCAGCTCCCTCTCCACAGACCTTGTGGACAGCACCTCCACACAG ACAGTGAAGGACGAGGCAATGAGGAAGTTAGGAAAGGGGAAGCGAGGTCGCAAGAAGACCCTGAAGAAGAACAAGGTGGCTCCCCTTGGCACTGATG ATACCGTGGCTGATGAGCCGGGAAAAAAACAGTCTCTCCTCCTGCGGATTACAACTGCCATGGCAAAACTATTTTGCCTCCCCTGCAAAAAAAGAAGCGGTAAAAAGTAA
- the LOC115178655 gene encoding UPF0575 protein C19orf67 homolog isoform X1 — MEQVELRNYLESSTDTDNVAHVEASALAPSCGDQRYKGYADWEFTSSCRDINRMHHQRLRAIERQLQYLLDKADEYQTHLLYRHDNMQKEHFAHVVPTFLRTCQPYFTYLESTARSFLPQHTPPPMYIRSRLLDFSQKLCERLEQLVLTYASFDFLSLEETDPASVSHFYIGKCQIDSVGLSIYRYCRLAPYLAGVHTGLYKRMRWNVERPRESLQQEMDGEMEGHPEEDWPVAGKGRATETEYYFLCYEDAPEEPAEGGYGEGKGETVAIGNMVKMWSIGQWIQTYPDPVRDDIYDWVLCWVPQARYHRLLCLGGEEPSACNATDCLLGALFSQQSPVEGPSRETT; from the exons ATGGAACAGGTGGAGCTGAGAAATTATCTTGAATCATCAACAGACACAG ACAATGTGGCGCATGTAGAGGCTAGTGCTTTGGCGCCCTCATGTGGCGACCAACGGTACAAAGGGTATGCGGATTGGGAGTTCACGTCGTCATGCCGGGATATCAACAGGATGCATCATCAGAGGCTCCGAGCCATTGAGCGGCAACTCCAGTACCTGCTGGATAAAGCGGATGAGTATCAGACGcaccttttatacag GCATGACAATATGCAGAAGGAACACTTTGCTCACGTGGTGCCTACTTTCCTGCGGACCTGTCAGCCCTACTTCACTTACCTGGAGTCGACCGCTCGCAGCTTCCTGCCCCAGCACACGCCTCCACCCATGTACATCCGCTCACGA TTGTTAGACTTCTCCCAGAAACTGTGTGAGAGGTTGGAGCAGCTGGTCTTGACCTATGCCTCCTTTGACTTTCTCTCACTGGAAGAGACTGATCCGGCAAG TGTCTCCCATTTCTACATTGGCAAGTGTCAGATAGACAGTGTGGGGCTGTCCATATACAGGTACTGCCGTCTAGCCCCGTACCTGGCTGGGGTCCACACTGGCCTGTACAAACGCATGCGCTGGAATgtggagagacccagagagagccTACAGCAGGAAATGGATGGCGAGATGGAGGGACATCCAGAGGAGGACTGGCCAGTGGCAGGGAAAGGGAGAGCCACCGAGACAGagta CTACTTCCTGTGCTACGAGGACGCCCCTGAGGAGCCTGCTGAGGGGGGCTATGGAGAGGGTAAAGGGGAGACGGTTGCTATAGGCAATATGGTCAAAATGTGGTCAATCGGTCAGTGGATCCAAACGTATCCTGACCCTGTGAGAGACGACATCTACGACTG GGTGCTGTGCTGGGTTCCGCAGGCTAGGTACCACAGGCTGTTGTGTctgggaggagaggagccctCTGCTTGCAACGCTACTGACTGCCTGCTGGGGGCATTGTTTTCTCAACAGAGCCCAGTGGAAGGCCCCAGTCGTGAAACAACATAA
- the LOC115178755 gene encoding uncharacterized protein LOC115178755 isoform X1 has protein sequence MAKAEKDAREAIEPRKAREANAAAKKTSRQVVGDMALPPPLLSPTTSYSVLPAIKKGTKVTKVETTEPPGPLTPEDGMIMNSSPSVDDPLTPETPESNVTSDDTSLVDPPREMTPENVEEAPCLEDFLKSHPQRKLIRKFLKPKNVTIEDLENMSYEVLQPAIALLRISSPESLHSSCRGSGVLKIVSEMFHRRSSEPKGRLRGGQPPTPNSETDKEIQGIADMAVSNIMRNAQEDLFSGMNDLETTNPCITLTEERLSSIFSVLFRDACESAQEVARQIHHMRSGRGNNGRNGSRPGSSQGSSRSNIPELALNLCQLAECVDAQPLSLEHPSVSCSDRSGLHPLPEQGWMEEHIGSALGQLSTIEADMGELENFTRPLLLANGDDSSSSRLSGSSTASSPSTCRSSPDVNSEGRAHYTIMALETLQEGEDNSWSHSGSSQRSRWFSLCNQAEEMKRVYPQKDTLHSSVSVGELGSVRRAKGRDVHKALSEGSLPVFALLGERPGEICPTSTWDMEQNQPPSTPTSSEEDLWDSNSTWSHGVEEEEGAEPRGRWAAMSERGSSLILTPQASTSLSDYDKRALEAVCQVLTAWLEQMLNRTCNDDYRASVVIQKGLDSGARDRFPDTPCPSSSEEEEVFASVITVLHLEPYTSTKAAWAAPAKTLEVNPCLDEDERVPSTSMIEGSLTTTQATWAAPAQTLEEEVGGADVSEVSTGSLTPTEARQDLLEKIPSLLPGEILIEEDIPLRGSPRDTVMSPQTLKLILQGILHRLEASESPQARRANDPFRLMKNLFLEVHHALRYVDISVLFSLEESIQFRGEDAMKAIVKAAAKRLSLRSDSNRAQLRTARYGGEGAICCMADTIARVIDDHAQDWSSDGHFGARRSRGSGRSCSSSSSSKSDITLTEELLAQGETLEEDQEEVAPKCDSASLEKASSSSLSTDLVDSTSTQKTVKDEAMRKLGKGKRGRKKTLKKNKVAPLGTDDTVADEPGKKQSLLLRITTAMAKLFCLPCKKRSGKK, from the exons ATGGCCAAGGCCGAAAAGGACGCCAGAGAGGCCATTGAGCCCAGAAAGGCTAGGGAGGCCAATGCAGCGGCAAAAAAAACAAGCCGCCAAGTCGTTGGTGACATGGCGCTGCCGCCACCTCTTCTATCTCCGACGACCAGTTACA GTGTCCTGCCAGCTATCAAGAAGGGCACTAAAGTGACTAAGGTGGAGACAACAG AGCCACCAGGCCCCTTGACACCTGAGGATGGGATGATAATGAACTCCTCTCCATCTGTTGATGATCCCCTGACCCCAGAGACCCCAGAGAGTAATGTCACCTCCGATGACACTTCTCTGGTGGACCCACCCCGTGAGATGACACCTGAGAATGTAGAGGAGGCGCCCTGTCTAGAGGACTTCCTGAAGTCTCACCC TCAGAGAAAGCTCATCAGGAAGTTCCTCAAACCAAAG AATGTGACCATAGAGGACCTGGAAAACATGTCCTATGAGGTCCTCCAGCCAGCGATAGCTCTGCTCAGGATCTCCAGTCCAGAGTCACTCCACTCCTCCTGCCGGGGGTCAGGGGTGCTGAAGATCGTCTCGGAGATGTTCCACCGGCGGAGCTCTGAGCCGAAGGGGAGGCTCCGGGGCGGGCAGCCCCCCACGCCCAATTCTGAGACAGACAAGGAGATTCAGGGTATAGCAGACATGGCTGTGAGTAACATCATGAGGAATGCCCAGGAGGACCTCTTCTCTGGTATGAATGACCTGGAGACCACCAATCCATGCATCACTCTGACCGAAGAGAGGCTCTCCAGCATCTTCTCAGTGCTGTTCAGGGATGCCTGTGAGAGTGCCCAGGAGGTCGCCCGACAGATCCACCACATGAGGTCCGGAAGAGGCAACAACGGCCGGAATGGGAGTCGCCCTGGGTCATCACAGGGATCGAGCAGGTCCAACATACCAGAGTTGGCGTTAAACCTCTGTCAGCTGGCAGAGTGTGTGGATGCTCAACCACTATCTCTGGAACATCCAAGTGTGTCCTGCTCCGACAGAAGTGGCCTGCACCCCCTTCCAGAGCAGGGCTGGATGGAGGAGCATATTGGTTCAGCCCTAGGTCAGTTGTCCACCATTGAGGCAGACATGGGCGAGTTAGAGAACTTCACCAGACCTCTGCTACTGGCAAATGGAGACGACAGCTCATCCAGTAGGTTGTCAGGGTCGTCCACTGCCTCATCTCCATCCACCTGCCGGTCTTCTCCAGATGTGAACTCAGAGGGAAGGGCCCACTACACCATTATGGCCCTGGAAACCCTCCAGGAGGGGGAGGACAACAGCTGGAGTCACTCTGGGTCCTCACAGAGATCGAGATGGTTCAGCCTCTGTAATCAGGCAGAGGAGATGAAGAGGGTTTATCCCCAGAAAGACACACTCCACTCCAGCGTCAGTGTGGGAGAACTGGGGTCAGTGAGGAGGGCCAAGGGGAGGGATGTCCATAAAGCTCTCAGTGAGGGGTCCCTCCCTGTCTTTGCCCTGCTTGGGGAGAGGCCAGGGGAGATTTGTCCGACCAGCACTTGGGACATGGAGCAGAACCAGCCTCCCAGCACTCCCACATCCAGTGAGGAGGATTTGTGGGACAGCAACTCCACATGGTCTCAtggggttgaggaggaggagggggcagagCCTCGTGGGAGGTGGGCAGCTATGTCGGAGAGGGGCAGCTCCCTGATCTTGACCCCCCAGGCCTCCACTTCACTCTCCGATTACGACAAGAGGGCACTAG AGGCCGTCTGCCAGGTCCTGACTGCCTGGTTGGAACAGATGCTGAACAGGACCTGCAACGACGATTACAGGGCCAGTGTCGTCATCCAGAAAG GATTGGATTCTGGTGCCAGGGACAGGTTCCCTGACACACCGTGTCCTTCTTCAtcagaggaagaagaggtgttCGCGAGTGTCATAACTGTCCTCCATTTGGAGCCCTACACCTCAACCAAGGCAGCATGGGCAGCTCCTGCAAAGACCCTGGAGGTCAACCCCTGTCTGGATGAAGATGAGAGAGTCCCCAGCACCTCCATGATTGAGGGGTCCCTGACGACCACTCAGGCAACATGGGCAGCTCCTGCCCAGACCTTGGAAGAAGAAGTCGGGGGAGCTGATGTCTCTGAGGTGAGTACCGGCTCCCTGACCCCCACCGAGGCCAGGCAGGACCTCCTGGAGAAGATTCCCTCTCTCCTGCCGGGTGAGATCCTCATCGAAGAGGACATCCCCCTACGCGGCAGTCCCAGGGACACCGTCATGAGCCCCCAGACCCTGAAGCTCATCCTCCAGGGCATATTGCACCGACTGGAGGCCTCAGAGTCCCCCCAGGCCAGGAGGGCGAATGACCCCTTCAGGCTGATGAAGAATCTATTTTTGGAGGTCCACCATGCCCTTAGGTATGTTGACATCTCTGTCCTCTTCAGCCTGGAGGAGAGCATCCAATTCAGGGGGGAAGATGCAATGAAGGCCATTGTGAAGGCTGCGGCTAAAAGGTTGTCCCTGCGCTCGGACTCCAACCGGGCTCAACTGCGCACCGCACGCTATGGTGGCGAGGGAGCCATATGTTGCATGGCAGACACCATCGCGCGTGTCATAGACGACCACGCCCAGGACTGGAGTTCAGACGGCCATTTTGGAGCGAGGAGGAGCCGTGGTAGTGGGAGGTCATGCTCCTCCTCAAGCTCCTCAAAGAGTGACATCACcctcacagaggaactcttggcCCAGGGGGAAACCCTGGAAGAGGACCAAGAGGAGGTGGCTCCGAAATGTGACTCTGCTAGCTTGGAGAAGGCCAGCAGCAGCTCCCTCTCCACAGACCTTGTGGACAGCACCTCCACACAG AAGACAGTGAAGGACGAGGCAATGAGGAAGTTAGGAAAGGGGAAGCGAGGTCGCAAGAAGACCCTGAAGAAGAACAAGGTGGCTCCCCTTGGCACTGATG ATACCGTGGCTGATGAGCCGGGAAAAAAACAGTCTCTCCTCCTGCGGATTACAACTGCCATGGCAAAACTATTTTGCCTCCCCTGCAAAAAAAGAAGCGGTAAAAAGTAA
- the LOC115178655 gene encoding UPF0575 protein C19orf67 homolog isoform X2 yields MEQVELRNYLESSTDTDNVAHVEASALAPSCGDQRYKGYADWEFTSSCRDINRMHHQRLRAIERQLQYLLDKADEYQTHLLYRHDNMQKEHFAHVVPTFLRTCQPYFTYLESTARSFLPQHTPPPMYIRSRLLDFSQKLCERLEQLVLTYASFDFLSLEETDPASYFLCYEDAPEEPAEGGYGEGKGETVAIGNMVKMWSIGQWIQTYPDPVRDDIYDWVLCWVPQARYHRLLCLGGEEPSACNATDCLLGALFSQQSPVEGPSRETT; encoded by the exons ATGGAACAGGTGGAGCTGAGAAATTATCTTGAATCATCAACAGACACAG ACAATGTGGCGCATGTAGAGGCTAGTGCTTTGGCGCCCTCATGTGGCGACCAACGGTACAAAGGGTATGCGGATTGGGAGTTCACGTCGTCATGCCGGGATATCAACAGGATGCATCATCAGAGGCTCCGAGCCATTGAGCGGCAACTCCAGTACCTGCTGGATAAAGCGGATGAGTATCAGACGcaccttttatacag GCATGACAATATGCAGAAGGAACACTTTGCTCACGTGGTGCCTACTTTCCTGCGGACCTGTCAGCCCTACTTCACTTACCTGGAGTCGACCGCTCGCAGCTTCCTGCCCCAGCACACGCCTCCACCCATGTACATCCGCTCACGA TTGTTAGACTTCTCCCAGAAACTGTGTGAGAGGTTGGAGCAGCTGGTCTTGACCTATGCCTCCTTTGACTTTCTCTCACTGGAAGAGACTGATCCGGCAAG CTACTTCCTGTGCTACGAGGACGCCCCTGAGGAGCCTGCTGAGGGGGGCTATGGAGAGGGTAAAGGGGAGACGGTTGCTATAGGCAATATGGTCAAAATGTGGTCAATCGGTCAGTGGATCCAAACGTATCCTGACCCTGTGAGAGACGACATCTACGACTG GGTGCTGTGCTGGGTTCCGCAGGCTAGGTACCACAGGCTGTTGTGTctgggaggagaggagccctCTGCTTGCAACGCTACTGACTGCCTGCTGGGGGCATTGTTTTCTCAACAGAGCCCAGTGGAAGGCCCCAGTCGTGAAACAACATAA